One Helicobacter ganmani genomic region harbors:
- a CDS encoding flagellar export protein FliJ yields the protein MKTKFTQLVLLRKKEVDEAEIMLQKNAQAIVAKQSEIDALVREFATLQEPKSGIYQNFLTFAYHKEEFRQTIDFKMQELAQLKRQKKELQEYFRVRNIEFEKAKYLDGLEVKKMIEKAKKQEVRDLDEISVMLYANHKEQQ from the coding sequence ATGAAAACAAAATTCACTCAACTTGTCTTATTGCGCAAAAAGGAAGTAGATGAGGCAGAAATTATGTTGCAAAAAAACGCCCAAGCTATTGTCGCAAAACAAAGCGAAATTGATGCACTTGTGCGAGAATTTGCAACACTTCAAGAGCCAAAAAGTGGAATCTACCAAAACTTTTTGACTTTTGCATACCACAAAGAGGAATTTCGGCAAACGATTGACTTTAAAATGCAAGAATTGGCACAATTAAAACGCCAAAAAAAAGAATTGCAAGAATATTTTAGGGTGCGAAATATTGAGTTTGAAAAAGCCAAGTATTTAGATGGTTTAGAAGTTAAAAAAATGATTGAAAAGGCAAAAAAACAAGAAGTGAGAGATTTGGATGAAATCTCTGTTATGCTTTATGCAAATCATAAGGAGCAACAATGA
- a CDS encoding replication initiation protein, which translates to MQFNSDLNLTSKINYKSKEKSKDIVNFSSLFNQVALKNFTKIDMDILFFIVKKVYNKSKKLVRFEIDELTDLIDSKRTRFKNKNRLLENIESFCEKLQTSFIKNYVINGKTTDLYRITLFNVSSHYENGILKFINVKITPEAVRFFNNVKEYNLVAFSLEEFSFISSKHSKNLYRIAKQIERSKSKSWVVNSFLLENIMDIKESHKAKEKLKLSRIQQFYLSPALKELNGKNYLGNPYFENKLICETIKENKVTTNNKVTHNVVAYKLSFIEADNVEE; encoded by the coding sequence ATGCAGTTCAATAGTGATTTAAATTTAACTTCTAAAATTAATTACAAATCAAAAGAAAAATCCAAAGATATTGTAAATTTTAGTTCCTTGTTCAATCAAGTTGCACTAAAAAACTTTACCAAAATTGATATGGATATATTATTTTTTATTGTTAAAAAAGTATATAACAAAAGCAAAAAACTTGTAAGGTTTGAAATTGACGAGCTAACCGATTTAATAGATTCTAAAAGAACAAGATTTAAAAACAAGAATCGCCTTTTAGAAAATATAGAATCTTTCTGTGAAAAACTGCAAACTTCATTTATCAAAAATTATGTGATTAATGGCAAAACAACTGATTTATATCGCATTACTTTATTTAATGTCAGTTCTCACTATGAAAATGGAATCTTGAAGTTTATCAATGTAAAAATCACTCCTGAAGCAGTAAGATTTTTTAACAATGTCAAGGAATATAATCTTGTGGCTTTTTCGTTAGAGGAATTTTCCTTTATTAGCTCCAAACACTCCAAAAACCTTTATAGAATCGCAAAGCAAATTGAAAGAAGCAAAAGCAAAAGTTGGGTTGTCAATTCCTTTCTTTTAGAAAACATTATGGACATTAAAGAAAGCCATAAAGCAAAAGAAAAGTTAAAACTCTCAAGGATTCAACAATTCTACCTCTCCCCTGCTCTCAAAGAATTAAATGGAAAAAACTATCTAGGGAATCCTTATTTTGAAAACAAACTCATCTGTGAAACCATTAAAGAAAACAAGGTAACAACCAACAATAAAGTTACGCACAATGTCGTAGCTTACAAGCTTTCTTTTATAGAAGCTGATAATGTGGAGGAATAG
- a CDS encoding UDP-N-acetylmuramoyl-L-alanyl-D-glutamate--2,6-diaminopimelate ligase, with translation MRVAVQKNCDSALRFISDDSRENLQTKDCNPKNCAFLITQSNQNYIESAKKNGFEIFIYPKDLIKYFDLDLKLVGITGTNGKTTTAAMIYSILLDFGFCVALLGTRGFFINGKEKRPKGLTTPSLLEIYSAISEAKSENCTYFIMEVSSHAIVQNRIEGLHFDLRILTNITSDHLDYHKTLENYISVKNSFFSNPADLKLINKDEPNAHYTLEKAITYGIESPATLNAKAYSLQEGITAQIAYGKEEATMECTLFGKHNLYNALAAIGAVKLLENVPLNEICKRLENFGGVLGRMQVVHQTPLIIVDFAHTEDGMEKIFQSFLHRKIAVVFGAGGDRDKLKRPKMGLCAAKYAQKLYITSDNPRSEIPIQIMQEILSGIPQDLRNRREILLEESRAKAIRIAIQNLKNDEVLLILGKGDETYQIIGNKTLHFDDCEEVQKALESLH, from the coding sequence ATGCGAGTAGCCGTTCAGAAAAATTGCGATTCTGCTTTGCGCTTTATTAGTGATGACTCAAGAGAAAATCTGCAAACCAAAGACTGCAATCCTAAAAATTGCGCGTTTTTAATCACTCAAAGCAATCAAAACTACATAGAATCTGCAAAAAAAAATGGATTTGAAATTTTTATTTACCCAAAAGATTTAATAAAATATTTTGATTTGGATTTAAAACTTGTTGGAATCACTGGCACAAATGGCAAAACCACAACCGCCGCTATGATTTATTCTATTTTGCTAGATTTTGGCTTTTGTGTTGCACTGCTTGGCACACGAGGATTCTTTATTAATGGCAAAGAAAAACGTCCCAAAGGACTAACAACCCCTAGTCTATTGGAAATTTATAGTGCAATCAGTGAAGCAAAAAGTGAGAATTGCACATATTTCATAATGGAAGTTAGCTCGCACGCCATTGTGCAGAATCGCATTGAGGGATTACATTTTGATTTGCGGATTCTTACAAATATCACAAGCGACCATTTAGACTATCATAAAACTTTAGAAAACTACATTTCGGTGAAAAATTCCTTTTTTTCCAATCCTGCGGATTTAAAACTCATCAATAAAGACGAACCCAATGCACATTATACACTAGAAAAAGCCATTACTTATGGCATAGAATCCCCCGCAACGCTCAATGCTAAAGCTTACAGCTTGCAAGAGGGAATCACTGCTCAAATCGCCTATGGCAAAGAAGAAGCAACGATGGAATGCACACTTTTTGGCAAACACAATCTCTATAATGCACTAGCAGCAATCGGGGCGGTAAAATTGCTAGAAAATGTCCCCTTAAATGAAATTTGCAAAAGATTAGAGAATTTTGGCGGAGTGTTAGGAAGAATGCAAGTCGTGCATCAAACCCCTTTAATTATTGTGGATTTTGCCCATACAGAAGATGGTATGGAAAAAATCTTTCAATCTTTTTTACATAGAAAAATTGCTGTTGTCTTTGGCGCAGGGGGCGATAGAGATAAACTTAAGCGTCCAAAAATGGGATTATGTGCAGCCAAATATGCGCAAAAACTCTATATCACGAGTGATAATCCGCGCAGTGAAATTCCCATACAAATTATGCAAGAGATTCTAAGCGGAATCCCACAAGACTTAAGAAATCGTCGTGAAATTCTGCTAGAAGAAAGCCGAGCCAAAGCAATTAGAATCGCAATTCAAAATCTTAAAAACGACGAAGTATTATTGATTTTGGGTAAAGGCGATGAGACTTATCAAATCATAGGAAATAAAACTTTGCATTTTGATGATTGCGAAGAAGTACAAAAAGCATTAGAATCTCTGCATTAA
- a CDS encoding adenylosuccinate synthase produces MSKADLIVGIQWGDEGKGKMVDLLAHNYDYVVRYQGGHNAGHTIVVEGKKYALHLIPSGILYPQCKNIIGNGVVISPNALIEEMAQFKEMYGGLQGRLFISTKAHLILPYHEMLDKLSEQQAKQAIGTTCKGIGPTYTDKVSRKGIRIEELKDTTKLAKKILEKLEEIAKRGIQIKIPTLENLKNELESYAKALLPFLANTTNMLWQAMDKGEKILCEGAQGSMLDIDFGTYPFVTSSTTISAGACSGTGIAPRELGEVIGILKAYCTRVGNGPFPTEEIGEIGESLRNKGGEFGVTTGRARRCGWLDAMAVKYACRLNGTSALAMMKLDVLDGFDEVKVCVAYEDENGTRLEEFPSDLTKIKPIYQTFQGWDKTACIREFDKLPQNAKDYILALEKLIGVKIAMISTSPDRNDTIFR; encoded by the coding sequence ATGAGTAAAGCAGATTTGATTGTTGGGATTCAATGGGGCGACGAGGGCAAGGGAAAAATGGTAGATTTACTCGCCCACAATTATGATTATGTCGTCCGTTATCAAGGGGGACACAATGCGGGGCATACCATTGTAGTAGAGGGCAAAAAATACGCTTTGCATTTGATTCCGTCAGGAATCTTATACCCACAATGCAAAAATATCATTGGCAATGGTGTGGTGATTAGCCCCAATGCGCTAATAGAGGAAATGGCGCAATTCAAAGAAATGTATGGCGGATTACAAGGAAGATTATTTATTAGCACCAAAGCACATTTGATTTTGCCCTACCACGAAATGTTGGATAAGTTAAGCGAACAGCAAGCCAAACAGGCTATTGGAACAACTTGCAAAGGAATCGGACCAACCTATACCGATAAAGTTTCGCGCAAAGGCATTCGCATTGAAGAGTTAAAAGACACCACAAAACTTGCCAAAAAAATCCTAGAAAAACTAGAAGAAATTGCAAAAAGAGGCATACAGATAAAGATTCCAACCTTAGAAAATCTTAAAAACGAGCTAGAGTCTTATGCAAAAGCTCTTTTGCCTTTTTTAGCAAATACCACAAATATGCTTTGGCAAGCAATGGACAAGGGAGAAAAAATCTTGTGTGAGGGAGCGCAAGGAAGTATGCTAGATATTGACTTTGGCACTTACCCCTTTGTTACAAGTTCTACCACAATTTCAGCTGGTGCTTGTAGTGGGACAGGAATCGCACCTCGTGAGTTAGGAGAAGTTATCGGAATCCTCAAAGCCTATTGCACGCGCGTAGGTAATGGACCTTTTCCGACAGAAGAGATAGGAGAAATTGGGGAATCCTTACGCAATAAAGGTGGCGAATTTGGCGTAACAACCGGGCGCGCTAGACGTTGTGGGTGGTTAGACGCTATGGCTGTAAAATACGCTTGTCGCCTCAATGGCACAAGTGCTTTAGCAATGATGAAACTAGATGTTTTAGATGGCTTTGACGAAGTCAAAGTCTGCGTTGCATACGAAGACGAAAACGGAACGCGTTTGGAGGAATTTCCAAGTGATTTGACGAAGATTAAACCCATCTATCAAACCTTTCAAGGTTGGGACAAAACAGCGTGTATTAGAGAATTTGACAAATTGCCGCAAAATGCAAAAGACTATATTTTGGCATTAGAAAAGCTCATTGGTGTAAAAATTGCAATGATTTCTACTAGTCCAGACAGGAACGACACTATTTTTAGATAG
- a CDS encoding flagellin B, with amino-acid sequence MAFQVNTNVNSLNATAQSTFTQTSLASSLQKLSSGLRINSAKDDASGMAIADSLRSQANTLGQAIRNANDGMGIIQIADKAMDEQVKVLDTIKTKATQAAQDGQTETTRKAIQADINRLIESLDNIAATTSYNGLTLLAGGFTNKEFQVGAYSNQTIRASIGATSSDKIGHVRTESYKISGTALTAGNGGMTTTLSFTVANKTVNLESVVLSSSAGTGLGVLAEAINRYSDELGGVRAEADVQVAGTAAVQAGNVSALSINGIRIGDILDVKANDRDNRLVQAINQYKDTTGVQASIDTNGALRLTSTDGRGIEIKVGGASITGAGIMRMTAAINKLNVGTLNLTQLGANDIVFNDAATIANGGLGVGSQAVKSEAVTTLRNIKGSFNDATLKSIGVTATGTEYGSGVTTLKGAMLVMDIAESAIKQLDSIRSDLGSVQQQMQSTINNITITQVNVKSAESGIREVDFAAESANYSNLNILAQAGSYAMSQANAVQQNILRLLQ; translated from the coding sequence ATGGCATTTCAAGTCAATACGAATGTAAATTCACTCAACGCAACAGCTCAAAGCACATTTACACAAACAAGTTTAGCAAGTTCGCTTCAAAAATTAAGCAGTGGTCTTAGAATCAACTCTGCAAAAGATGACGCTTCAGGTATGGCGATTGCCGACTCATTGCGCTCACAAGCAAACACACTAGGTCAAGCAATCCGAAATGCAAACGATGGTATGGGAATTATCCAAATTGCGGATAAAGCTATGGACGAGCAAGTAAAAGTCCTTGATACTATCAAGACAAAGGCGACTCAAGCAGCACAAGATGGACAAACTGAAACTACAAGAAAAGCGATTCAAGCAGATATTAACCGATTGATTGAATCCCTAGACAATATCGCAGCGACTACAAGCTACAATGGTCTAACACTCCTTGCAGGTGGTTTTACAAACAAAGAATTCCAAGTGGGTGCGTATTCTAACCAAACTATTAGAGCAAGCATTGGTGCAACAAGCTCTGATAAAATCGGGCATGTGAGAACAGAAAGCTATAAAATCAGCGGTACAGCATTAACTGCAGGGAATGGTGGTATGACAACTACTTTATCTTTCACAGTTGCCAATAAAACCGTTAACTTGGAATCTGTTGTTTTATCATCTAGTGCAGGAACAGGTCTAGGTGTCCTAGCAGAAGCAATCAACCGCTATTCTGATGAATTGGGTGGTGTACGTGCAGAAGCTGATGTACAGGTAGCAGGTACTGCGGCAGTGCAAGCTGGAAATGTATCCGCATTAAGCATTAATGGTATTCGTATTGGGGATATTTTAGATGTAAAAGCAAATGACAGAGACAATAGGCTTGTTCAAGCAATCAACCAATACAAAGATACCACAGGAGTTCAAGCTTCTATTGACACAAATGGTGCATTGAGATTAACTTCAACCGATGGTAGAGGTATAGAAATAAAAGTTGGTGGTGCATCAATAACAGGTGCGGGCATTATGCGAATGACTGCTGCTATTAATAAGCTTAATGTAGGGACATTAAACCTCACTCAACTTGGCGCAAATGATATTGTTTTCAATGATGCCGCTACTATTGCTAATGGCGGACTTGGTGTTGGCTCTCAAGCCGTTAAAAGTGAAGCAGTTACAACTCTAAGAAATATCAAAGGTTCTTTCAATGATGCTACTTTGAAATCTATTGGAGTAACTGCAACGGGAACAGAATATGGTTCAGGCGTTACAACCCTTAAAGGTGCAATGCTTGTTATGGATATTGCAGAATCTGCGATTAAACAACTTGATAGCATTCGCTCTGACTTAGGTTCTGTTCAACAACAAATGCAATCTACAATCAACAATATTACAATCACTCAAGTGAATGTAAAATCTGCTGAAAGTGGAATCAGAGAAGTAGATTTTGCAGCAGAGAGTGCAAACTACTCTAACTTGAACATTCTAGCTCAAGCTGGAAGTTATGCAATGAGCCAAGCAAATGCGGTTCAACAAAATATCTTAAGATTACTTCAATAG
- a CDS encoding fumarate reductase cytochrome b subunit, whose protein sequence is MQNDEVVIESYLKVTSERKKSKNPARWDMLQSITGAILAIFILLHMCFTSSILLGTEAFEAVVGFSEGSFIFGGKGIPLLTTLVVIVISVVFVAHAFLAMRKFPANYQQFMIFKTHKSLMKHCDTTLWWIQFLTGFALFFLGGAHLITILFNSTSINAFTSASRFVEGNLAEFYLVLLVVMVLHASIGMYRVIIKWIPLEAPTTAQSNVKRKNIKIAVFAVFIVLGVIAFIADFTWIALGKTL, encoded by the coding sequence ATGCAAAATGATGAAGTAGTAATTGAGAGTTATTTAAAAGTAACTTCAGAGCGCAAAAAAAGTAAGAATCCTGCGCGTTGGGATATGTTGCAAAGTATTACAGGAGCTATTTTAGCAATCTTTATTTTGCTTCATATGTGTTTTACATCTTCTATTTTACTTGGAACAGAAGCGTTTGAGGCAGTAGTCGGTTTTAGTGAAGGTTCATTTATTTTTGGTGGTAAAGGGATTCCACTTTTAACTACTTTGGTAGTGATTGTTATTAGTGTTGTTTTTGTGGCTCACGCGTTTTTGGCGATGAGAAAATTCCCAGCAAACTACCAACAATTTATGATTTTTAAAACACACAAGTCTTTGATGAAACATTGTGATACTACACTTTGGTGGATTCAATTTTTAACAGGATTTGCATTATTTTTCTTGGGTGGTGCGCATCTTATCACGATTCTTTTTAATTCCACAAGTATTAATGCATTCACTTCTGCATCAAGATTTGTAGAGGGTAATTTGGCAGAATTTTACCTCGTGCTACTTGTTGTTATGGTGTTACACGCAAGCATTGGAATGTATCGTGTCATCATCAAATGGATTCCGCTTGAAGCACCAACTACCGCACAGAGTAATGTAAAGCGTAAAAATATTAAAATCGCTGTATTTGCAGTTTTTATTGTTTTGGGTGTGATTGCATTTATCGCGGACTTCACTTGGATTGCCTTAGGCAAAACTCTATAA
- a CDS encoding fumarate reductase flavoprotein subunit: MKIVYCDSLVIGGGLAGLRSAVACKERGLNTIVLSLIPVKRSHSAAAQGGMQASLGNSKMSDGDNEDLHFADTVKGSDWGCDQKVARMFVTTAPKAIRQLAAWGVPWTRIKKGDRTAIINAQKTTITEEEFRHGLIHSRDFGGTKKWRTCYTADATGHSMLFAVANEALKRGVLIHDRKEALALIHKNNRCYGAVVRDLITGELIGYVAKGTLIATGGYGRIYKDTTNAVICEGTGTALALETGIAKLGNMEAVQFHPTGLFPSGILLTEGCRGDGGVLRDVDGYRFMPDYEPEKKELASRDVVARRMLQRIREGKGVSSPYGEHLWLDISILGRKHIETNLRDVQEICQVFAGIDPADKWAPVKPMQHYCMGGIRTNAKGETALAGLFSAGEAACWDLHGFNRLGGNSVSEAVVSGMIIGDYFAESCTGTYADIETKLVEDFINAQQGYLDSILANTGTENVFEIKNSMKQIMGDKVGIFRDGEHLASAVSELEQLYIRSKNIGIKTKRLSANPELEEAYRVPKMLKIALCVAKGALDRTESRGAHSREDYPKRDDQNWLKRTLTSWEDPNQTMPTITYEPLDIATMEMAPGFRGYGAKGMIIENPESLRRQEQIDKIRSDMEAQGKNRYEIQEALMPFELQPYYKARNERIGDKQ, translated from the coding sequence ATGAAAATAGTATATTGCGATTCATTGGTAATTGGTGGAGGTTTGGCAGGACTTCGTTCGGCAGTTGCCTGTAAGGAGAGAGGACTTAACACAATCGTTTTGAGTTTGATTCCTGTGAAGAGAAGCCACTCTGCTGCCGCTCAAGGTGGTATGCAGGCAAGTCTTGGAAACTCTAAAATGAGTGATGGCGATAATGAAGATTTGCATTTTGCTGATACAGTAAAAGGAAGTGATTGGGGTTGCGACCAAAAGGTAGCAAGAATGTTCGTTACCACAGCACCTAAAGCAATTCGTCAATTAGCTGCTTGGGGTGTTCCATGGACAAGAATTAAAAAAGGTGATAGAACAGCAATTATTAATGCACAAAAAACAACTATTACAGAGGAAGAGTTTAGACACGGATTAATTCATTCTCGCGACTTTGGTGGGACTAAAAAATGGAGAACTTGTTATACCGCAGATGCAACAGGACACTCTATGCTTTTTGCTGTGGCAAATGAAGCATTAAAGCGCGGCGTTCTTATCCACGATAGAAAAGAAGCTTTGGCTTTGATTCATAAAAATAATCGTTGTTATGGTGCGGTTGTGCGCGACTTAATTACAGGCGAATTAATCGGCTATGTTGCCAAAGGAACATTGATTGCAACAGGTGGTTATGGAAGAATCTATAAAGATACTACCAATGCTGTAATTTGTGAGGGAACAGGAACAGCATTAGCACTTGAAACAGGAATCGCAAAATTAGGCAATATGGAAGCGGTGCAATTCCACCCAACCGGACTTTTCCCAAGCGGGATTCTATTAACAGAAGGATGTCGTGGAGATGGTGGTGTTTTGCGTGATGTAGATGGTTATCGTTTTATGCCAGATTATGAGCCAGAGAAAAAAGAACTTGCGAGCCGTGATGTTGTTGCGCGTAGAATGCTTCAAAGAATCCGTGAGGGTAAAGGTGTAAGCTCTCCTTATGGCGAGCATTTGTGGCTTGATATTTCTATTTTAGGACGCAAACATATTGAAACAAATTTGCGTGATGTGCAAGAAATCTGCCAAGTGTTTGCTGGAATTGACCCTGCAGATAAATGGGCTCCTGTAAAACCAATGCAGCACTATTGTATGGGTGGAATCCGAACAAATGCTAAAGGCGAAACTGCGCTTGCCGGCTTATTTTCTGCTGGTGAAGCAGCTTGCTGGGATTTACACGGCTTTAACCGATTAGGTGGAAACTCTGTGAGTGAAGCGGTAGTTAGTGGTATGATTATCGGAGATTATTTTGCAGAATCTTGCACAGGAACTTATGCAGATATTGAAACAAAATTAGTGGAAGATTTCATTAATGCACAACAAGGATATTTGGATAGTATTTTGGCAAATACAGGCACAGAGAATGTGTTTGAAATCAAAAATAGTATGAAGCAAATTATGGGAGATAAAGTAGGAATATTCAGAGATGGTGAGCATTTAGCGTCTGCTGTAAGTGAATTAGAACAACTTTATATCCGCAGTAAAAATATTGGTATCAAGACAAAACGGCTTTCAGCAAATCCTGAATTAGAGGAAGCTTATCGTGTGCCAAAAATGTTGAAGATTGCATTGTGTGTTGCAAAAGGTGCATTAGACCGCACAGAATCTCGTGGGGCGCATAGTCGTGAGGATTATCCAAAAAGAGATGACCAAAATTGGCTTAAACGCACTTTAACAAGTTGGGAAGACCCCAATCAAACAATGCCAACCATTACTTATGAGCCACTTGATATTGCGACAATGGAAATGGCTCCGGGATTCCGTGGATATGGTGCTAAAGGAATGATTATTGAAAATCCAGAAAGCCTAAGACGTCAAGAGCAAATTGATAAAATACGTTCGGATATGGAAGCACAAGGCAAAAATCGCTACGAAATCCAAGAAGCATTAATGCCATTTGAATTGCAACCATATTATAAAGCACGTAATGAAAGAATAGGAGACAAACAATGA
- a CDS encoding MotE family protein: MKQWILPLLAFGILPLWAAENKRELIDCNIIFEQRKSEIIQEIERIDEQQQALQALQSATQNVLDQKEADLKKREIALNNAQKEMEEREAKITRLLKRNEEILKQIRGATQSKVGETYAGMKDSKSAAILETLPEAEAAEILFALDTKVMSKILAKMTPQKAAILTQLLQKGPPFEEEKESQQTPNNTIPKNGENAI; this comes from the coding sequence ATGAAACAATGGATTTTACCCCTCTTAGCCTTTGGGATTCTACCTCTTTGGGCGGCAGAAAATAAACGCGAATTGATTGATTGTAATATTATTTTTGAACAACGTAAATCAGAAATTATCCAAGAAATTGAAAGGATTGACGAACAACAACAAGCCTTGCAAGCCTTGCAAAGTGCCACTCAAAATGTTCTAGACCAAAAAGAAGCGGATTTAAAAAAACGCGAAATTGCGCTTAATAATGCGCAAAAAGAAATGGAAGAAAGAGAGGCAAAAATCACGCGTCTTTTAAAACGTAATGAGGAAATTTTAAAACAAATTCGTGGAGCAACACAAAGCAAAGTAGGCGAAACTTATGCAGGAATGAAAGATTCCAAATCTGCGGCTATTTTAGAAACTCTACCCGAAGCGGAAGCGGCTGAAATTTTGTTTGCTCTTGACACAAAAGTGATGAGTAAGATTCTAGCAAAAATGACACCGCAAAAGGCAGCAATACTAACGCAATTATTACAAAAAGGACCACCCTTTGAAGAGGAGAAAGAATCGCAACAAACTCCTAACAATACGATTCCAAAAAATGGAGAAAATGCGATTTAA
- a CDS encoding fumarate reductase iron-sulfur subunit — protein MSGAVQSSNRELTIRVLKFDPNSAISKPHFAEYKLKEAHSMTVFIVLNMIREQFDPDLSFDFVCRAGICGSCGMMINGRPRLACRTLTKDFPDGVITLMPLPAFKLIKDLSVDTGNWMNGMSKRVESWIHAQEKSEEHMCQIEERVEPEVAAEVFELDRCIECGCCIASCGTKLMREDFVGAAGFNRVVRFMLDPHDERTDADFYELVGDDNGVFGCMSLLACHDVCPKNLPLQSKIAYLRRKMATAK, from the coding sequence ATGAGTGGAGCAGTTCAAAGCAGTAATAGAGAATTAACGATTAGAGTATTGAAGTTTGACCCAAATAGCGCAATATCTAAACCTCATTTTGCAGAATATAAGCTCAAAGAAGCGCATTCTATGACGGTTTTCATTGTGTTGAATATGATTCGTGAACAATTTGACCCAGATTTGAGCTTTGACTTTGTATGTCGTGCAGGGATTTGTGGAAGTTGTGGAATGATGATTAATGGGCGTCCGCGTCTTGCTTGTCGCACTTTGACAAAAGATTTCCCCGATGGCGTGATTACTCTTATGCCATTGCCTGCATTTAAGCTCATCAAAGATTTGTCTGTGGATACAGGAAATTGGATGAACGGAATGAGTAAGCGCGTAGAAAGCTGGATTCACGCTCAAGAAAAAAGCGAAGAGCATATGTGTCAGATTGAAGAACGTGTGGAACCAGAAGTTGCGGCTGAAGTGTTTGAGCTTGATAGATGTATTGAATGTGGTTGTTGCATTGCATCATGCGGAACAAAACTTATGCGTGAAGATTTTGTGGGAGCTGCAGGATTTAACCGCGTGGTTCGGTTTATGCTTGACCCTCACGATGAGAGGACAGACGCAGATTTTTACGAGTTAGTAGGTGATGATAATGGTGTGTTTGGGTGTATGAGCTTGCTTGCATGCCACGATGTTTGCCCTAAAAACTTACCATTGCAAAGTAAAATTGCTTATCTTAGACGTAAAATGGCTACCGCAAAATAG
- a CDS encoding superoxide dismutase family protein, which produces MKKLLVGTLGIGLIASMALSADIYNPKNEKNHLVIPMNALSQEDTKNVGEVVAVETKYGVAFYPNLQGIASGLHGFHIHENPDCGATEKGLGMKAGGHWDKYKTNAHSYPWSDTGHIGDLPALYVDEKGNATNPVLSPKIKTLAELKNHSLMIHVGGDNHHDTPAALGGGGARMVCGVIK; this is translated from the coding sequence ATGAAAAAACTTTTAGTAGGCACATTAGGCATTGGATTAATTGCAAGTATGGCTTTGAGCGCAGATATTTATAATCCAAAAAACGAAAAAAATCATTTGGTAATCCCTATGAATGCACTTTCACAAGAGGATACAAAAAATGTAGGTGAAGTGGTAGCAGTGGAAACAAAATATGGTGTGGCGTTCTATCCCAATCTACAAGGAATCGCAAGCGGTTTGCACGGATTCCATATCCACGAGAACCCAGACTGCGGCGCAACAGAAAAAGGCTTAGGAATGAAAGCGGGGGGACATTGGGATAAATACAAAACAAACGCTCATTCTTATCCTTGGAGTGATACGGGACACATTGGAGATTTACCTGCACTTTATGTAGATGAAAAGGGCAATGCAACCAATCCCGTCCTTTCTCCAAAAATCAAAACTTTAGCAGAATTAAAAAACCATTCTTTAATGATTCATGTTGGGGGAGATAATCATCACGATACTCCAGCAGCACTTGGCGGAGGCGGTGCTAGAATGGTTTGCGGTGTAATTAAATAA
- a CDS encoding NifU family protein, with translation MFPFTDKELLKPVELSIDKVRPILIQDGGNVTLLKIENGKVFVRLEGACKGCPSSAQTLKFGIERALKNDIHPDIELIHVP, from the coding sequence ATGTTTCCATTTACTGATAAAGAACTTTTAAAACCAGTAGAATTAAGCATTGACAAAGTGCGTCCAATATTAATTCAAGACGGCGGCAATGTAACTTTGTTAAAAATTGAAAATGGCAAAGTATTCGTCCGATTAGAGGGTGCTTGCAAAGGCTGTCCAAGCAGTGCGCAAACTTTGAAATTTGGCATTGAACGCGCACTTAAAAACGATATTCACCCTGATATTGAGCTAATCCACGTACCATAA